In one Diabrotica virgifera virgifera chromosome 7, PGI_DIABVI_V3a genomic region, the following are encoded:
- the LOC114329212 gene encoding TNF receptor-associated factor 6 isoform X2 gives MKLNKADIFPDNFTRREISQQRTKCPNIVRGCLKELSPLDIEAHLLVCEYKIPELPDNEKLRCSFVDVGCTEKFEDEPKLTKHLEEQIQKHLALLSKAYSSLSINKNEPSSSSSIAQQANFWDPPPKNSEPAALQDDNLQELLKTLYEKIVYLEQKSREQDIIIANMSQQIASQSLPMTKLNQLYCNGCFLWYVSDFKSKMTAMRENPHAMYYSTGFYTSPNGYKLCVRLNLSPKDNNYIAILIHVMRTDHDHTLDWPFTGKLSITLVHPTQSFRSIKETMITRPELGAFKRPVEEMNSKGFGYTEFALLEEIIEQDFISNNQLLIKVQAQTV, from the exons ATGAAACTGAATAAAGCAGATATATTCCCTGATAATTTTACAAGAAGGGAAATATCGCAACAACGTACCAAGTGCCCGAATATAGTCAGGGGATGTTTAAAAGAACTTTCTCCATTGGATATTGAAGCTCATCTTTTGGTGTGTGAATATAAAATACCTGAATTGCCTGATAACGAAAAATTACGATGTTCTTTTGTTGACGTAGGTTGTACAGAGAAGTTTGAAGATGAACCTAAACTTACTAAGCATTTAGAAGAACAGATTCAAAAACATTTAGCT cTGCTTTCGAAAGCATATTCCTCACTTTCTATTAACAAAAATGAACCTAGTAGTTCATCCAGTATAGCCCAACAAGCAAATTTTTGGGATCCCCCACCAAAGAACTCAGAACCTGCAGCTTTACAGGACGATAATTTGCAGGAATTATTAAA AACCCTATATGAAAAAATAGTATATCTGGAACAAAAATCCCGAGAACAAGATATAATAATAGCAAATATGTCTCAACAAATAGCATCACAAAGTCTCCCCATGACCAAACTCAATCAACTTTATTGTAACGGCTGCTTCCTATGGTACGTTAGTGATTTTAAAAGCAAAATGACAGCTATGAGGGAAAACCCACACGCAATGTATTATAGCACTGGATTTTATACGAGTCCAAATGGATATAA GTTATGTGTTCGTTTAAATTTATCCCCCAAAGATAATAACTACATTGCAATATTGATCCATGTTATGAGAACTGACCATGACCATACTTTAGATTGGCCGTTTACTGGAAAGTTAAGCATAACTCTGGTACATCCTAC TCAATCTTTCAGAAGTATTAAAGAAACAATGATAACCCGTCCAGAACTAGGTGCATTTAAACGTCCAGTTGAAGAAATGAATTCCAAAGGATTTGGATATACCGAATTCGCTTTACTGGAAGAGATAATTGAACAAGATTTTATTTCTAACAATCAGCTATTAATAAAAGTCCAAGCTCAAACTGTATGA